A stretch of DNA from Nonlabens ponticola:
TTTTGTATTTTAGAAACATCAAGAATTACCGGTTCTTGTAAGTGGATAGAACACAAAAGCCCAGAGATCGCTTGAGCCTGACAAGGCTTGATTGTCACGAGCGTGTGAAACTAGCATCACGCAAGTATTACTTTCTTCTCCACAATGAAAACCCGCAACAAGAGTTGCGGGTTTTGTGTTTAACACGATTACTTGTTCAACACTAGTGTTTAATGACGCAATTGAACGCCAGAGTCATATAACGATCTAAAGTGTTGCGTTCTATAAAAAATTCAACAGCAAGATTGAAATAAGGTCATTCCTTCTCCCAAAAACCCTCGATTTCCTCCAGCGTTTTGCCTTTAGTCTCTGGTAGGAATTTGTAGGTCACAAAAACGATGATGAGAATAAACAGAATAAACAAGAAATAAGGCAGTGAACCGTTCCAGAAGCTGCCATTATTGACCTCGCTACCCATAACAATAGGAAAGGATTGAGACACCGCATAGTTGGCGGCCCATTGCGCGGCAACGGCGACCGACATCGCAACGCTGCGAATATTATTAGGGAACATCTCTGACAACACCACCCAAACCACTGGTCCCATTGACAATGCAAAAGAACCTATAAATACGAGAACACCAATCAAGGAAACTAATCCTACAGCTTGTTGTTGCAAACTAACACCTAACATTAAGAAACCAGCAATCATCCCAAAGGAACCAATATAGATCAGCGGTTTTCTACCCAATTTATCTACTGTAAACATGGCGATAAACGTGAATACTAGATTGACAAATGCTAGCAATATTTGCTGCGCCAGCACATCATCTTTACCAAAACCTAAGGCCTTTTCAAAAATATCAGCGCCGTAATATAATACTGCATTTATCCCTGTAAATTGTTGGAGTACAGACAGTACCGTTCCTATGGCGATGATCCCTAAGATTCCAGCAGACCAGTAATTTATTTTTTCTTTTTTGGTCGATTTATTGATTGATTTTTTGATCTCTTGTAATTCTACAACTGCTAACTCGCTGGGATGGATTTTTTCAAGAATTTGCAATGCATCGTCGTCGTCACCTTTTAGAGTAAGCCATCGCGGGCTTTTTGGTATAAAGAATAACAGGACAAGAAACAACAAACTAGGAATCAACTCTGACCAAAACATGCGTCGCCAGCCTATCGCGATGTTTTCCAGCTCAGATAAGTTTTGCCCGATAAAGTAGGTCGCTAGAAATACTACAAAAAAGCCTATTACAATCGCCAGCTGATAATAAGTTACCATGCGGCCTCGTATGTTTCCAGGTGCAATTTCTGCGATGTACATGGGTGCGTTCATCGATGCGATCCCTATTCCCAATCCACCGATGATTCTAAAAACTACCAGCATTGAGACTGTTTGCGGTAAAAATTCTGGCAACCCAGACCCTAGCGCCGATACTGAAAACAAAATTGCAGACACTATCAGCGATATTTTTCTGCCGTATCGCGTGCTCATAGGTCCGGCGATCACAGCACCTGCAAAACAGCCCAACAAGGCACTGCCCACTACCCAACCTTTCATGGTGTCGCTTAACTCAAAGAATTTGCTCAAGAAAAATTGCGCACCATTGATGACGCCTGTATCATAGCCAAATAAAAAGCCACCTATAGCGGTGACCGCAGCGATAAATAATAAATAGGATTTGTTGGACATGGCTAGTATGGTTTGTTTTAGTTACGCTTTCGCGAAAGCGTAAATCTAATCATCTATTGCTTTATCCTTAGCACACCAGAGCTGGTCTGGTAAACATCGCCTGTCTCCAGACCAGCAGTGGTGGCTGCTGCATCTGTATCTGCTATAGGTAGATTTGAAAAGTTGATTTCAGTTG
This window harbors:
- a CDS encoding sugar porter family MFS transporter, with product MSNKSYLLFIAAVTAIGGFLFGYDTGVINGAQFFLSKFFELSDTMKGWVVGSALLGCFAGAVIAGPMSTRYGRKISLIVSAILFSVSALGSGLPEFLPQTVSMLVVFRIIGGLGIGIASMNAPMYIAEIAPGNIRGRMVTYYQLAIVIGFFVVFLATYFIGQNLSELENIAIGWRRMFWSELIPSLLFLVLLFFIPKSPRWLTLKGDDDDALQILEKIHPSELAVVELQEIKKSINKSTKKEKINYWSAGILGIIAIGTVLSVLQQFTGINAVLYYGADIFEKALGFGKDDVLAQQILLAFVNLVFTFIAMFTVDKLGRKPLIYIGSFGMIAGFLMLGVSLQQQAVGLVSLIGVLVFIGSFALSMGPVVWVVLSEMFPNNIRSVAMSVAVAAQWAANYAVSQSFPIVMGSEVNNGSFWNGSLPYFLFILFILIIVFVTYKFLPETKGKTLEEIEGFWEKE